The nucleotide sequence CACCGCCGCCGACATCTGCGCGTCCGAGGCCGCCCTCAAGGCCTCGGAGGAGATTTACGAGCAGCGCGACGTCGGCCGCTGGGGCGAGCTCAACTGGCGCTTCCACGAGGCGCTCTACCGACCCGCCAACCGTGCCCGCTCGCTCGGCATCGCGCAGACGCTCAATTTCAACACCGACCGCTATATACGGCTCCAGCTTTCGCTCACTGGCCGGTCGATCGAGCGCACTAAGCAGGAGCACCGCGACCTGTTCGATGCCTATTGCACTGGCCACGGGGACAAGGCCGCCGAGCATCTCCATGCCCACCTCGTCCACGCCCGGGACGCTCTGATGAGCCGCCTGCGCGCCCGCTGAGCGGACGATCGAAGCCCTCGCCTATGCCATCCCCGCGAAGGCGGGAATGGCATAGGCTCCTATTCCTCGAACGGCCGGATTGCATAGGCGGCGGGAGGCTCGCGGCCTTGCAACGCCCGGACGAAGAAGTCCCAACGCCGCCGCTGGAAATAGGGCGAGGAATCGAGGAAGTGATCGGCGTTGGGCACGATCAGGAACTCGAAATCCTTGTTCGCCGCGATCAGCGCATCGACCAGCCTGAGCGTCGCCGCCGGCGGTACATTCTCGTCGAGCTCGCCGTGGGCGAGGAACAGCCTGCCCTTCAGCTCCTTGGCCCAGGTGACGTTGGAATTGGCATCGTAGAGCGAGCCGAGCTCCGCCCCCATCCACTGTTCGTTCCACACCGCCTTGTCGAGCCGGTTGTCGTGATTGCCCGAGGCCGACACGCCCGCCTTGTAGAAGTCCGGGCGCCGGGTCAGCGCGCGCATGACGTCATAGCCGCCGGCCGAGAAACCAAAGACACCGACCCGCTTCAGGTCCATAGCGGGATAGCGCTCGGCCATCGCTCTTATGCCGGCGATATGATCGTCGAGGCCAACGCCGTGCAGGTTTTGGTAGGCTGGTTGCTGGAAGGCGCGCGAGCGGCCCCAGGTGCCTCGCCCATCGATCAGAACGCCGAAGAAGCCCAGCTGCGCGATCGCGTTGACGTTGGTGCGAAACCCCGCCTCGAACGACTTGGGAGTCATCACATGGTGCGGCCCGGTATAGATGTCCTCGACGACCGGGTAAGAGTGGTCCGGATCGAACGCGGCGGGACGATAGATGGCGCCGTAGACTGGCGTCTTTCCATCAGCCGCTGTCGTCTCGAACGGCTCGGGGAAGCTGTAGCCCGCGGCAAGATAGGCACTGGCGTCCGCCCGTCCCAGTTCCATTACGATCGCGCCGTCGCTGGTCCGCCGCAGCACCGATCGGGTGGGCTCGTCGATCAGCGACATGTTGTCGACGAAGAAGCGGCCGTCAGGAGAGACCGACACGTCATGATCGAGCGGTTCGGGCGTCAGCGCCACCGGCTCGCCCCCTCCCAGCGGGATACGATAGAGACTCCTGAGATAAGGATCACGCCCCGGCTCGCGGCCGGAACCCACGACCAGCAGGGCGCCGCCTTGCCGGTCGATCCCGGCGACGCTGCGCGCCCGCCATTCGCCCGACGTCAGCTGCCGCCGCGCCCCGCTCGTCCCGTCGATCGCATAGATGTGGGCGAAGCCCGTCGGATCGGCCGTCCAGAAATGCGTGTCGGACTCTTCATCATAGTCCCAGAAGTGGCCGTAATAATCGACATAGGTGTCGGAACGGTCCTCCGACAGCAAAGAGGCCTTGCCCGTCGCAGCTTCGATCCGGAACAGCCGCATCGCCTTGTAGCCGCGCGTTTGCACCTGCCGGAACAGGGCATTGCCATCCTCGCTCCAGTCGAACCAAGGCCCGCCATAATAGAGGACCGGCTCCGC is from Sphingosinicella humi and encodes:
- a CDS encoding GntR family transcriptional regulator, with product MSKVAIEPIERVSIVDSIADRLRDRILSSDLPEGCQLRQEAVAEEYSVSRMPVREALRQLEAQGLVVFHPHRGAVVSRLEPAEIEELYDLRALIETDLVRRAAPLATAADICASEAALKASEEIYEQRDVGRWGELNWRFHEALYRPANRARSLGIAQTLNFNTDRYIRLQLSLTGRSIERTKQEHRDLFDAYCTGHGDKAAEHLHAHLVHARDALMSRLRAR
- a CDS encoding S9 family peptidase; this translates as MRGFGRTVVLACLLGTAACATLPQSGPTVAAAPVAGSVDAAAYARAEAVLPRNVGRLVRQMTVRPDWMGEGAVFWFERERPEGFDYVRVDAASGAMRPLFDHEALRVALAEATGKQIAPNVLRLKGLDYNEETKVLRFAFADSQWSLDPETGTLEERKADEEKGVLSPDGAWRVVVRDHDLYLLSTKTGTERRLTRDGSAERPYARAVVNVKRMIAAGTDEPEVAPAVKWSRDSRRFVTYRIDTTGARRLALVQSTPPDGSPPRVFDYVYPFTGDAETATATGVIFDAATGRRTDIAMPAEPVLYYGGPWFDWSEDGNALFRQVQTRGYKAMRLFRIEAATGKASLLSEDRSDTYVDYYGHFWDYDEESDTHFWTADPTGFAHIYAIDGTSGARRQLTSGEWRARSVAGIDRQGGALLVVGSGREPGRDPYLRSLYRIPLGGGEPVALTPEPLDHDVSVSPDGRFFVDNMSLIDEPTRSVLRRTSDGAIVMELGRADASAYLAAGYSFPEPFETTAADGKTPVYGAIYRPAAFDPDHSYPVVEDIYTGPHHVMTPKSFEAGFRTNVNAIAQLGFFGVLIDGRGTWGRSRAFQQPAYQNLHGVGLDDHIAGIRAMAERYPAMDLKRVGVFGFSAGGYDVMRALTRRPDFYKAGVSASGNHDNRLDKAVWNEQWMGAELGSLYDANSNVTWAKELKGRLFLAHGELDENVPPAATLRLVDALIAANKDFEFLIVPNADHFLDSSPYFQRRRWDFFVRALQGREPPAAYAIRPFEE